The genomic region GTCGCTTGTTTTAGATAAGCACATGAAGTCATCaaaaggaagattaatttaaaagcttgataacttttttcctttttttttggaatGTCAGTGAGGACTGAGAGCCAGACTAACAAAGTAACCGAGAAAGGACAAAGTGTTCACCCTGCCCAAAATGAAAATGCCTACAACTTCTACCCCCCTCCCACAGTTCTCCTGGTGACGCCTCCCCTGAGCCAGCGTTACCTAACTTTTGCACAAACACGCAGTTCCCACAAGCATCAACTTCAAACAGCTCTGGCTTTCTGTCTGATCACATCTCTGTTGAGGGGAGCAGAGGCAAAGAGCTACTACTGAGGCGTTCTGCAACTCTGCAAGGTAATCAACTtgttgcatttttacttttcgTTTGTAATGCCTAAGCAGTGGTTAAGTAGATTGACCAAAAAAAGCCTCTTGGCAAACTGTCTTGCTGGAATTTGTAGCAGGAGGAAAGTCTCAATACAAACTCAAAAATAGATTAAACAACGCTCTGGCTTACTTGCTtcctgcagggaaaaagaagcagttttTAAGATCAAGATCTAGCgtaaaatataaaatcactAGCATTTCTTTTAGTCATGGGTGTCAGTTGTATGTGTTTAAACATGCATATGCATTCTGATTTAGTTTCAATTCATCACATTAGACAGATTTAGAAAGCAGCAGTCGACCGGGACAATGCTCCAGCTGTTTTGCTCAGCACTGCCACAGGCTGCGTGCCTTTCTCCCCCACCCACCATACTGCTGAAAAAAGCCCTTAATTCTTTGTAGCTTCTTGTACCTTTTGCAGGCTCTGAATTGCCAAgatgcttctgcttctttctctggTCACTGGGCTTGCCCTGTCTGCCTCTGGTGTCACGACAGCCAAAGAAACCGATCCAAGCCAAGAGTCATTTCATgacatacagaaaaaagtgaACGACCTCTGGCAGAATTTGCTCCACCCGGTAATGCCTGGTAATGAGACTGATGGGATGATTTATGCCACTTGTGAAATGAAACCCAGCTCCAAAATAGATGCTGACAAGCCACAAGTGACTGGACAAGTCTTATTCAGACAGCATTACTCACATGGAAGATTAGAAGCCATTTTTTACTTGGATGGGTTTCCGTTGGATAATAATCAATCTGGTAGAGCTATACACATCCATGAGCTTGGGGATCTCAGCAACGGCTGTGATTCTACAGGAGGACATTATAACCCTTTCGGTGTGAATCACCCCCGTCACCCAGGGGATTTTggcaacttttttcctaaagaaggcaaaatcagaaaatacaaaacaaatctCTTTGCCACTATGTTTGGCCCATATTCCATCATGGGCAGATCTGTTGTGATCCATGAGCAGGAAGACGACATGGGCAAGGGCAACAATAAGGCCagtttggaaaatggaaatgctgggAAACGTCTGGCTTGCTGCGTGATTGGGATATGCAACAAGAACTTGTGGGAAGAGAAACTGTCTGAGGTTACAGACAAGAAGAAGAGAGGGCTCAACAAACGAACATAGAACCAGGCTTATGTGAAGATCAACAAGCTGGTTACAGCCTGGGCAGCACAAAGTACCTTAGGCTGTGCCACTGGCCACTAAGATACACGGCTAAAGGATTCCCATTTCCATTTGCTTGCTCCTCTCAGAAATGCGTATCACTTTGTAGAGTCTCCTTTCTGTAAGCCCATCAATAAAAACAGCATCAACTCAACCTTGTGatgtattttcttgaaaagattCCCTTTTATGCAGTTTGGGAGTTGAATGCATGTAAGGAAGAGTGCTAACGGAGCTGGCTGATAGTCTGTAAAGAGTCTGTGCACTGTAAGGGGCTCTTAAGGGATCAGAAGTTAgatactaaaggaaaaaaagttaagaagGATAAGTAAGAAACTGCTTCTCATTAGCTGCTATCCTGTATTTAGCTGCTATCCTGTATTTAGCTGCAAATCTGAAAGGCAAAAAGATCTCTGTGCTTTCAACAGTGTTGGGTGTTGTGTTGCAAGACCTGGATAATGGActtcccttaaaaataaaggaaagtacagacatttctgttttaaactttAGATCCATTACATTATTCTACTTATACTTTCAGGTTTAACTCACAAACACATATAAGCTTCTTATCTATTTTAAATTGTCCACATGGCTACACCTAAGTCACACTGTTTACATCTGAATGCAgacttaaaagaaatattccCGTTTACCACCACTCCCCAGCAAAAATTCCCTAAAGCTTCTAGTTTGTGCCTGTTAGTAACTAAGTTGTATACAGAAGTTTTAATGCTGCTTAGATGATGATAAATTTAGCAGATCAGagataaatattattttcaaagccaaaaaatACTGAGCGTGTTTCTTCATACAAAAATGTAGGAAGTAAATCAGTCAATTTAGCCTGGGAGAAGTGACAGTGAAAAGATTTAAGTCAGATAATTTTCAGACTTAAAACTCTCACTCAATAAAGCTTTACTTTCTTAATTTAACACAACTCACTGAAAACACTAAACAACTACCTCATGACTATCATTCATCTGATactgagaagagaaaagggaacaaGCAGGTAGAACAAACATatcaggaaatgtttttattaaagatgACAAAATGTATGTTGTGCAGTGTTGGGCAGTTAATCCAGGCAGCAAcaaaagatttcaaataaattaaactgcGTAATTTAGAAAGTAAAGCTACAAAACAGAAGCTGGTAAACAAAATCCTATCTTTTAGAAATGTAGCAGACTTTCAACTTAATCTCAGTTaagattttgaaatacattCCTGAGCTCATATGGATTAAAGAAATTCCACTGTCTTTATTATACAAATTTCCATATGCTTAAAAATAGTCTCActtagaaaagaagcagcattctAAAAGATGCTTCTTAATCTGTCATTTTCACACACTTATTTTACAAATTCAGTGaacattgtttttcaaataacCACAACATCGTAGTTTCAAATGAAATCCTTCTCACAGATAATACATGAATTCACTTTTAGGTGAGACAACCTCCTTAAAATCAGTTTGCAAAATGCATCTTCCCCATACCCCTGCCACAACATTCCCTTCCCAGTTTGCTTACCCAGAGCCCAACACCAAAAACACTTATATGTATGGATGCAATTCCTGCATTTCTAAAGTCCTAGAAAAAGGGaacacatttctaaaaaaacccccaaaaccaaccaaccaaacccacCCCGCCCCCGAAAAACCTAAAGTAGTGTTGATTCCAcaacaaaacaattaatttactgggaaaaaaaatcatcattctAATAGCATAACAACATCAATTAAAGCAATATCCAAGGAAGATACTGACAAGAATATTCAATTAGTTAGCACATAGCGCAGCAAAGACGTCTTAC from Aquila chrysaetos chrysaetos chromosome 1, bAquChr1.4, whole genome shotgun sequence harbors:
- the SOD3 gene encoding extracellular superoxide dismutase [Cu-Zn]: MLLLLSLVTGLALSASGVTTAKETDPSQESFHDIQKKVNDLWQNLLHPVMPGNETDGMIYATCEMKPSSKIDADKPQVTGQVLFRQHYSHGRLEAIFYLDGFPLDNNQSGRAIHIHELGDLSNGCDSTGGHYNPFGVNHPRHPGDFGNFFPKEGKIRKYKTNLFATMFGPYSIMGRSVVIHEQEDDMGKGNNKASLENGNAGKRLACCVIGICNKNLWEEKLSEVTDKKKRGLNKRT